Proteins encoded within one genomic window of Bradyrhizobium sp. AZCC 1719:
- a CDS encoding DUF3618 domain-containing protein: protein MTRSVEELRRDSEQSRAQLAATVDRLREQIADTAEDIRYKVSPENLKAEVSGFINHKTHGWMDALKQQAMDNPMQAIAAGTAIAVPAMRLARGFPLPLLMIGAGLALSSKTVRDRAAEAAAPGIDKAREVIDETAERAQYLGDGMRKAMSHAERQAAGMAGEARETAGGMADAASGMAGDLRDRAAQAADAVAEVRSGMDAASEIAKEKMERVRSTATNAATAAPATASKVIRDNVALIGGLGVAIGAILAASLPSTRVEASVAGEASDRVKRAAGTAAQSGFEAAKDTVLSAADAAARSLSEADLGGHASRITEGVTERLKEVADDVVTTAFDPSRNPPAK from the coding sequence ATGACACGATCCGTGGAGGAGCTACGACGGGACTCCGAGCAAAGCCGCGCGCAGCTTGCGGCAACCGTCGACCGGCTGAGGGAGCAGATCGCCGACACCGCAGAAGACATCCGCTACAAGGTCTCGCCGGAAAACCTCAAGGCTGAGGTGAGCGGCTTCATCAATCACAAGACCCACGGCTGGATGGATGCGCTGAAGCAACAAGCCATGGATAATCCGATGCAGGCAATCGCCGCGGGCACCGCGATCGCCGTGCCCGCGATGCGCCTGGCCCGCGGCTTCCCACTACCGCTCTTGATGATCGGTGCCGGCCTTGCCCTAAGTTCGAAGACCGTTCGCGATCGCGCCGCGGAAGCGGCAGCGCCAGGAATTGACAAGGCGAGGGAGGTTATCGACGAGACCGCGGAACGCGCCCAGTATCTGGGTGACGGTATGCGGAAAGCGATGTCCCACGCTGAGCGTCAGGCAGCCGGCATGGCCGGTGAAGCTCGTGAAACCGCAGGCGGAATGGCAGATGCGGCGAGCGGAATGGCTGGTGACCTGAGGGATCGCGCGGCGCAGGCCGCCGATGCCGTCGCCGAGGTCAGGTCCGGCATGGATGCCGCTTCGGAGATAGCCAAGGAGAAGATGGAGCGCGTTCGCTCGACTGCGACGAACGCGGCGACGGCTGCTCCCGCGACTGCAAGCAAGGTGATCCGGGACAACGTCGCATTGATTGGCGGCCTCGGCGTGGCGATCGGCGCGATCCTTGCTGCTTCCCTTCCGAGCACCAGGGTCGAGGCGAGCGTGGCCGGTGAAGCGAGCGACCGCGTCAAGCGCGCCGCCGGCACGGCGGCTCAATCCGGATTTGAGGCGGCCAAGGACACGGTGCTGTCGGCGGCGGATGCCGCGGCAAGAAGCCTGTCCGAAGCCGACCTCGGCGGACACGCCAGCCGCATCACCGAAGGCGTGACCGAGAGACTCAAAGAGGTGGCCGACGACGTCGTGACAACGGCCTTCGATCCTTCCCGAAACCCGCCAGCCAAATAG
- a CDS encoding phage holin family protein: MSTKADLRTISHLFGDALSQFAKLFQNEFDLAKAELGEKVQQIGGAVGLIAAGAVLVIPAIVMALFALSAALIAGGWSQPVSYLISAIVAAVLAGILLAVGMNRLDTRHLAPRETLRQLEKDKDTVKGMVR; the protein is encoded by the coding sequence ATGAGCACGAAAGCCGATCTTCGGACGATCTCACACCTTTTCGGCGACGCGCTTTCGCAATTCGCAAAACTGTTCCAGAACGAGTTTGATCTCGCCAAGGCCGAACTCGGCGAGAAGGTTCAGCAAATCGGTGGCGCCGTCGGCCTCATTGCGGCCGGTGCCGTCCTGGTTATTCCCGCGATCGTCATGGCGCTGTTTGCGCTTTCCGCGGCCTTGATCGCGGGCGGCTGGTCGCAGCCGGTCTCTTATCTGATCTCCGCGATTGTTGCCGCGGTGCTCGCAGGCATCTTGCTTGCGGTCGGTATGAATCGGCTCGACACACGTCATCTGGCGCCGCGAGAAACGTTGCGTCAGCTCGAAAAGGACAAGGACACCGTGAAGGGAATGGTGCGATGA
- a CDS encoding YihY/virulence factor BrkB family protein, whose amino-acid sequence MGLLWRVLKAAASGFIANDALSRGASIAFYAATSLAPVLLIVVAIAGLAFGQDAARAAISDELGRLLGPTGGDFIKSILARSSDPTSGATATVVGVVTVLVTASGVFGEMRTALNATFKAEPTDEPIFSLIRSRAASLGLVAALGFMLIVSLAASAGLSALGHWSTGKAVLSALNAVVSLGIFTLLFTAIYRVLPDTTIYWRHLLLGAFVTALLFTVGKSLIGWYLGQAAPNSTYGAAGALIVLMFWVYYSAQIFLFGAELTKAIDDARDPAARNER is encoded by the coding sequence ATGGGACTTTTGTGGCGGGTCCTGAAGGCGGCGGCATCCGGCTTTATCGCTAATGATGCCCTAAGCCGCGGAGCTTCCATCGCCTTCTATGCCGCCACGTCCCTGGCGCCCGTACTCCTTATCGTCGTGGCTATCGCCGGCTTGGCGTTCGGGCAGGATGCCGCTCGCGCCGCGATCAGTGATGAGCTCGGCCGGTTGTTGGGACCAACCGGCGGCGACTTCATTAAATCCATCCTGGCCCGATCAAGCGATCCGACGTCAGGCGCGACCGCAACCGTCGTGGGCGTCGTCACGGTGCTGGTAACGGCATCCGGTGTGTTCGGCGAGATGCGCACGGCACTGAACGCAACGTTCAAGGCCGAGCCGACGGACGAGCCAATTTTCTCCTTGATCCGGAGCCGGGCAGCCAGCCTTGGCCTTGTCGCCGCACTGGGCTTCATGCTGATCGTCTCGCTGGCCGCGAGTGCCGGGCTATCCGCCCTGGGGCACTGGTCGACCGGCAAGGCTGTGCTCAGCGCGCTCAACGCGGTCGTGTCACTTGGCATCTTCACGCTATTGTTCACAGCGATCTACAGGGTACTGCCGGACACGACGATCTACTGGCGCCATCTTCTGCTGGGCGCTTTTGTCACAGCCCTGCTGTTCACCGTCGGGAAATCGCTGATCGGATGGTACCTCGGTCAGGCAGCCCCGAACTCGACCTATGGCGCCGCGGGCGCGCTGATCGTCCTGATGTTCTGGGTCTACTACTCCGCGCAGATATTCCTGTTCGGCGCGGAATTAACGAAGGCGATCGATGACGCGCGCGATCCAGCGGCGCGCAACGAGCGTTAG
- a CDS encoding YciE/YciF ferroxidase family protein has translation MAREKELKDLFLDTLKDIYFAEKKILSALPKMAKAAQSPKLKAAFEKHMAETDGQVERLEQVFASIDETPKGKTCDAIVGIIEEGKEVMDEYKGMPALDAGLLAAAQAVEHYEISRYGTLKTWANELGYADAVKLLDATLKEEKATDSALSQLAESEVNQHAETAKAA, from the coding sequence ATGGCTAGAGAGAAAGAACTGAAAGATCTGTTTCTTGATACACTGAAGGATATCTACTTCGCCGAGAAGAAGATCCTGTCCGCCCTGCCGAAAATGGCCAAAGCCGCGCAGTCGCCGAAGCTTAAGGCTGCGTTTGAAAAGCACATGGCCGAAACCGACGGCCAGGTCGAGCGGTTGGAGCAGGTATTCGCGTCGATCGACGAAACGCCGAAGGGCAAGACCTGCGATGCCATCGTGGGAATCATCGAAGAAGGCAAGGAAGTTATGGACGAGTACAAGGGTATGCCGGCCCTTGACGCTGGTCTGCTCGCTGCCGCACAGGCCGTCGAGCATTACGAGATTTCGCGTTATGGCACCCTCAAGACCTGGGCAAACGAATTGGGTTACGCCGATGCAGTGAAGTTGCTCGATGCAACCCTTAAGGAAGAGAAGGCAACGGACAGTGCCCTGAGTCAGCTCGCGGAATCCGAGGTCAACCAGCACGCCGAGACCGCGAAAGCCGCATAA